In one Spirosoma rigui genomic region, the following are encoded:
- a CDS encoding DUF4403 family protein has product MEVRNDRFLSTVHVPVSIAMADVERQINAQVTGLIYEDNSTEDNNKDQFMAKVWKRGTIIVNAEDSLLHFTVPLRIWAKAGVSVLGLTQYKETEFEIDLRFKTKFTLDPDWSVNTHTEADGYGWVRRPTVSVIGFNVPVTNFVGRMIDKNLGTITKTLDQQIRQNVDLRPAVLNVWNTLRTPYLISEKYRTYLQVVPRRIMMTPLRFEGRMLRATIGIDGFTLTTTGAKPDVRPAVSLPDLTVVSQVKDDFQIGLLSEVSYPEAARLAAEEFVGKQFSFSDNRYTITVTNIDLYGQNDHLIIKAGLKGTITGDIYLRGRPYYDAASQTISLKDLKYDLDTKNVLQRSASWLLQGTFARTLEKQLTIPVGSYISDMQKQLQERLKNNQLAKGVLINGQITEIRPDQVYLTPTALIAVVNARGRLDVKVEGL; this is encoded by the coding sequence ATGGAAGTTCGAAATGACCGCTTTTTATCGACCGTTCACGTTCCTGTCTCGATCGCAATGGCCGACGTTGAGCGGCAGATTAACGCGCAGGTTACGGGGCTTATTTACGAAGACAATAGTACGGAGGATAACAACAAAGACCAGTTCATGGCTAAGGTCTGGAAGCGTGGGACCATCATCGTGAACGCGGAGGATAGTCTGCTGCACTTCACCGTGCCCCTGCGCATCTGGGCGAAAGCGGGCGTGTCGGTGCTGGGACTGACGCAGTACAAAGAAACCGAGTTTGAGATCGATTTGCGGTTTAAGACTAAGTTTACCCTTGATCCCGACTGGTCGGTGAACACCCATACGGAAGCTGATGGCTACGGTTGGGTACGACGGCCAACGGTCAGCGTCATTGGGTTCAACGTGCCGGTAACGAATTTCGTTGGCCGGATGATCGATAAGAACCTGGGCACGATTACGAAGACGCTGGATCAGCAGATACGCCAGAATGTGGATCTGCGCCCGGCGGTACTCAACGTCTGGAACACGTTGCGCACCCCGTACCTGATCTCCGAAAAATACCGTACCTACCTACAGGTGGTACCCCGGCGTATCATGATGACACCCCTGCGTTTCGAGGGACGAATGCTGCGTGCTACCATTGGGATCGACGGGTTTACCCTGACAACTACCGGCGCTAAGCCCGACGTCCGTCCGGCCGTGTCGCTACCGGACCTTACGGTTGTATCGCAGGTGAAAGACGATTTTCAGATTGGCCTGCTGAGCGAGGTCAGCTACCCCGAAGCCGCCCGGCTGGCGGCTGAAGAATTCGTTGGTAAGCAATTCTCGTTCAGCGACAACCGCTATACCATTACCGTAACAAATATTGACCTCTACGGCCAGAACGACCACCTGATCATCAAAGCAGGGCTTAAAGGCACCATCACGGGCGATATCTACCTGCGTGGCCGCCCCTACTACGATGCCGCTTCCCAAACAATTTCGCTGAAGGATCTCAAATACGATCTGGACACGAAAAATGTTTTGCAGCGATCGGCGAGCTGGCTGTTGCAGGGCACGTTCGCCCGAACACTGGAAAAGCAGCTGACCATCCCGGTCGGGTCATACATTAGCGATATGCAGAAACAACTGCAGGAGCGTCTAAAGAACAATCAACTCGCTAAAGGTGTGCTCATTAACGGTCAGATCACCGAAATCCGTCCTGACCAGGTATACCTCACCCCGACGGCGCTCATTGCCGTTGTAAACGCCCGTGGCCGCCTTGACGTGAAGGTGGAAGGCTTGTAA
- a CDS encoding 30S ribosomal protein S16 produces the protein MAVKIRLARRGRKKMAMYDIVVAESTSPRDGRFIEKIGSYNPNTDPSTVVLKSERAVYWLMVGATPTDTARSVLSHEGIMYRKHLQVGVNKGAITQEQADEKYTTWKDEKQNRKDSAADTKTQSKEQARAARLEAEKKVNDARAEAIVKKNKVEEPVVEEPVAEEAPAVDETPVAEAAPAAEAPAAEEAAPAAAAPDETKAAE, from the coding sequence ATGGCTGTTAAAATTCGTTTAGCGCGTCGTGGACGCAAGAAAATGGCGATGTATGACATCGTAGTAGCAGAGTCAACCTCTCCTCGCGATGGCCGGTTTATCGAAAAAATCGGTTCGTACAACCCCAACACCGACCCTTCGACGGTCGTATTAAAGTCGGAACGGGCCGTTTACTGGCTTATGGTAGGTGCAACGCCGACCGATACCGCGCGTTCGGTATTGTCGCACGAAGGCATCATGTATCGCAAGCACCTGCAGGTGGGCGTTAACAAAGGCGCCATTACCCAGGAGCAGGCTGATGAGAAATACACGACCTGGAAAGACGAGAAGCAAAATCGTAAGGACAGCGCTGCTGACACCAAAACACAGTCCAAAGAGCAGGCTCGTGCCGCTCGTCTGGAAGCTGAGAAGAAAGTGAATGACGCTCGTGCTGAAGCCATCGTTAAGAAAAACAAGGTGGAAGAGCCTGTCGTTGAGGAGCCAGTTGCCGAGGAAGCACCTGCCGTTGACGAAACACCCGTAGCTGAAGCGGCTCCTGCTGCTGAAGCGCCAGCGGCTGAAGAAGCGGCTCCAGCGGCTGCTGCCCCGGATGAAACCAAGGCTGCGGAATAA
- the rimM gene encoding ribosome maturation factor RimM (Essential for efficient processing of 16S rRNA) encodes MTKDDCYQLGHITKTHAVSGELVLYLDVDDPKEYADLESVLLEVKGELIPYFIESIAIVKGSRAIVAFEDVDTIEQAERLINCAAFLPLDELEPITDETRFYFHEIVGYQVVDAEAGELGTVRGVYAMNAQDLIAMDYQGKEVLIPINSDIVRTVDRANQKLNVALPDGLLDIYMADDSKPDKVNGDLADDDTDED; translated from the coding sequence GTGACGAAAGACGATTGCTACCAACTGGGACATATCACCAAAACGCACGCCGTTAGTGGTGAACTGGTGTTGTACCTGGATGTCGACGACCCCAAGGAGTACGCCGACCTGGAATCGGTGCTGCTGGAGGTCAAAGGTGAGTTGATCCCGTATTTTATTGAGTCGATTGCCATTGTTAAAGGCAGCCGCGCTATCGTGGCCTTCGAGGATGTCGATACCATCGAGCAGGCGGAGCGGCTCATTAACTGCGCGGCCTTCCTGCCTCTGGACGAACTCGAGCCTATCACCGACGAAACCCGCTTTTACTTCCACGAAATTGTGGGGTACCAGGTTGTCGATGCTGAAGCGGGTGAACTGGGTACGGTACGGGGTGTGTATGCCATGAATGCGCAGGATCTCATTGCCATGGATTACCAGGGTAAAGAGGTTCTGATCCCGATCAATAGTGACATTGTCCGGACCGTTGACCGGGCTAACCAGAAACTGAACGTGGCTCTGCCCGATGGGCTGCTGGATATTTACATGGCCGACGACAGTAAACCTGATAAGGTGAATGGCGATCTGGCCGACGACGATACCGATGAGGATTGA
- the trmD gene encoding tRNA (guanosine(37)-N1)-methyltransferase TrmD, which produces MRIDIITCLPRLLDSFFAHSILQRAQQGGYVDVVVHDLRDYTADKHRRVDDYAFGGGAGMVMQIEPIARCIRALQADRTYDEIIYMTPDGERLNQQTTNMLSLRQNLIILCGHYKGVDERVRTLFVTREISIGDYVLSGGELAACVLSDAIIRLLPGVLNDETSALTDSFQDNLLAPPVYTRPADFEGHAVPPILLSGHEAKIDEWRHEQALERTRTRRPDLLDS; this is translated from the coding sequence ATGAGGATTGATATTATCACCTGCCTGCCGCGTCTGCTGGATAGCTTCTTTGCACACTCCATTTTGCAACGGGCGCAGCAGGGAGGCTACGTAGACGTAGTGGTGCATGACCTGCGCGATTATACCGCCGACAAGCATCGGCGGGTGGATGACTATGCGTTCGGGGGTGGAGCGGGGATGGTGATGCAGATCGAGCCGATTGCGCGCTGCATCCGGGCCCTGCAGGCCGACCGGACGTATGACGAAATCATTTACATGACGCCCGACGGCGAACGGCTCAACCAGCAAACGACCAATATGCTGTCGCTGCGTCAGAACCTGATCATACTGTGCGGACACTATAAGGGCGTGGACGAGCGGGTTCGGACGCTGTTTGTTACCCGCGAAATAAGCATTGGCGACTACGTCCTGAGTGGGGGAGAATTGGCCGCCTGTGTGCTCTCGGATGCCATTATCCGGTTGCTGCCCGGTGTGCTGAACGACGAGACGTCGGCCCTCACCGACTCCTTTCAGGATAACCTGCTGGCTCCACCGGTGTATACCCGGCCCGCCGACTTTGAGGGACACGCTGTGCCCCCCATTCTGTTGTCGGGGCACGAAGCAAAGATCGACGAATGGCGGCACGAGCAGGCGCTCGAGCGGACCCGTACCCGCCGTCCCGATCTGCTGGACTCCTGA
- a CDS encoding NAD(P)-dependent oxidoreductase, producing the protein MQVLVIGATGGTGRQAVIQALERGHFVTAFVRDPTKLDVQHPNLTVLRGDVLKPDTLLPAVRRQDAVICSLGGRPGQSGDAVAGGTKHLIAAMEQVGLRRLLVVSSLGVGDSYADASIPSKLFIKTFLRGPIAEKEIQERAVRESKLDWVIVRPTRLTNDSASGRYEVAEHLKFSAIAMPKISRADVAAFLLDQLTSAQYLGKTLTITGQ; encoded by the coding sequence ATGCAGGTACTCGTCATTGGTGCCACGGGGGGCACCGGCCGTCAGGCAGTTATTCAGGCGCTCGAGCGCGGTCATTTTGTAACGGCTTTCGTGCGCGATCCGACCAAACTTGATGTGCAGCATCCTAACCTCACCGTGCTTCGGGGGGATGTGCTGAAACCCGATACCCTGCTGCCAGCCGTCCGGCGGCAGGATGCCGTTATCTGTTCGCTGGGCGGACGGCCCGGCCAGTCGGGCGACGCCGTTGCCGGGGGGACGAAGCATCTAATTGCCGCTATGGAACAGGTTGGCCTCCGGCGACTGCTGGTCGTTTCATCACTGGGTGTGGGCGACAGCTACGCTGATGCATCAATACCGAGCAAGCTCTTCATTAAAACATTCCTGCGTGGTCCCATCGCCGAGAAAGAGATTCAGGAACGGGCGGTACGTGAGAGCAAACTCGACTGGGTAATTGTCCGGCCAACCCGCCTGACCAACGATTCGGCCAGTGGCCGGTACGAGGTTGCCGAACACCTGAAGTTCTCCGCCATCGCCATGCCCAAGATTAGCCGCGCCGACGTAGCGGCTTTCCTGCTCGATCAGCTTACCAGCGCACAGTATCTGGGCAAGACCCTTACCATAACGGGCCAATAG